The Deltaproteobacteria bacterium genomic sequence GCTCGGCGGTTGATCCTCGTGGTCGACGCCTCGGCGGCCGTCGAGTACCTCCTGCAAACGGCGATCGGCCTTCGGGTGGCCGGGATCCTGGAGACCTCCGAGCTCGCAGCGCCC encodes the following:
- a CDS encoding VapC toxin family PIN domain ribonuclease, translated to MILVVDASAAVEYLLQTAIGLRVAGILETSELAAP